A window of the Bacteroides thetaiotaomicron VPI-5482 genome harbors these coding sequences:
- a CDS encoding TrkH family potassium uptake protein, translating to MKIYHKFLLYQNKLLKPYVRILLGLVEALTYLASLLLIVGVVYEHGFPLSPVEVQQIQILYKAVWIIFLIDVTLHISLEYRNTKKQYRRLAWILSVLLYLTLVPVIFHRPEEEGAILQVWEFLHGKFYHLILLLVFSLLNLSNGLVRLLGRRTNPSLILAVSFMAIILIGTGLLMLPRCTVNGITWVDSLFTATSAVCVTGLVPVDVSTTFTTSGLVVIILLIQIGGLGVMTLTSFFAMFFMGNTSIYNQLVVRDMVSSNSLGSLLSTLLYILGFTLVIEGIGMVSIWFSIHDTLGMNLEEELAFAAFHSISAFCNAGFSTLSGNLGNSMVMTNHNWLFISVSLLIILGGIGFPILVNFKDIVLYHLRHVWTFVRTRKLERHKMPHLYNLNTKIVLIMTFLLLLIGTLAILAFEWNASFAGMSVADKWTQAFFNATCPRTAGFSSVDLASLSVQTLLVYLFLMWVGGGSQSTAGGVKVNAFAVVVLNLVAVLRGSERVEVFGRELSHDSIRRSNATVVMSLGVLFLFIFILSILEPKASLLALTFECVSALSTVGSSLNLTPQLCDASKLLVSLLMFIGRVGLITLMLGIVKQKKNTKYRYPSDNIIIN from the coding sequence ATGAAGATTTATCATAAATTTCTGTTATATCAGAATAAGCTTCTCAAGCCCTATGTACGTATCCTGCTGGGGTTGGTAGAAGCACTCACTTATCTGGCATCTCTGTTGTTGATTGTCGGAGTGGTTTACGAACATGGTTTTCCATTGTCCCCGGTCGAGGTACAGCAGATACAGATCTTGTATAAAGCCGTATGGATTATCTTTTTAATTGATGTCACCCTGCATATTTCGCTGGAATACCGGAATACGAAAAAGCAATATCGAAGGCTGGCATGGATATTGAGCGTATTGCTTTACCTAACTTTGGTTCCCGTCATCTTCCATCGTCCGGAAGAAGAGGGAGCGATTCTGCAAGTCTGGGAATTCCTTCACGGGAAGTTTTATCATTTAATATTATTGTTGGTTTTTTCTCTGCTGAACCTGTCCAATGGCTTGGTGCGTCTTTTAGGACGCCGTACGAATCCGTCTTTGATACTGGCTGTCAGCTTTATGGCTATTATTCTGATCGGGACGGGATTGCTGATGCTTCCACGATGTACGGTCAATGGCATCACTTGGGTCGATTCTCTGTTTACAGCCACCAGTGCCGTCTGTGTGACGGGCTTGGTGCCGGTAGATGTATCCACCACTTTCACCACCAGCGGACTTGTAGTCATTATCCTGCTCATTCAGATCGGCGGACTGGGAGTGATGACATTAACCAGTTTCTTCGCCATGTTCTTTATGGGAAATACTTCCATTTACAATCAGCTCGTTGTCCGTGATATGGTCAGTTCCAATTCGTTGGGGTCGTTACTGTCCACACTACTATATATCCTTGGATTTACATTGGTCATCGAAGGCATTGGCATGGTGTCCATCTGGTTCAGCATTCACGATACGCTTGGGATGAATCTGGAAGAGGAACTGGCTTTTGCCGCCTTCCATTCCATTTCGGCTTTCTGTAATGCGGGTTTCTCCACACTTTCAGGCAATTTAGGAAATTCGATGGTGATGACCAACCACAACTGGCTGTTCATCTCCGTCTCTTTACTGATTATCTTGGGCGGTATCGGCTTTCCGATTCTGGTTAATTTCAAAGATATCGTATTATACCATTTGCGCCATGTCTGGACGTTTGTGCGTACCCGCAAACTGGAAAGACATAAGATGCCGCACCTCTACAATCTGAATACGAAAATCGTATTGATCATGACTTTCCTGCTTTTGCTGATCGGTACACTGGCCATCCTTGCTTTTGAGTGGAATGCCTCTTTTGCCGGTATGTCTGTGGCCGATAAATGGACGCAAGCATTCTTTAATGCGACCTGTCCGCGAACGGCGGGTTTCAGCAGTGTCGATCTGGCATCATTGAGCGTGCAGACGCTGTTGGTTTATCTCTTCCTGATGTGGGTCGGCGGCGGTTCGCAGTCTACGGCAGGCGGTGTCAAAGTGAATGCTTTTGCAGTGGTAGTGTTGAACCTTGTAGCCGTATTGCGGGGAAGTGAGCGGGTGGAGGTCTTCGGCAGGGAATTGTCTCATGACTCTATCCGGCGTTCCAATGCGACGGTCGTCATGTCGCTGGGCGTATTGTTTCTCTTCATCTTCATATTGAGCATACTCGAACCGAAAGCCTCTTTGCTGGCGCTGACCTTTGAATGTGTTTCCGCCCTTAGTACGGTAGGATCGAGCCTGAATCTGACGCCTCAATTGTGCGATGCCAGTAAATTGCTGGTATCGTTGCTGATGTTTATCGGACGTGTCGGTCTGATTACGTTGATGCTGGGCATCGTCAAGCAGAAAAAGAATACAAAATACCGTTATCCGAGTGATAACATCATCATAAACTAA
- a CDS encoding potassium channel family protein, with translation MKYIIIGLGNYGHVLAEELSALGHEIIGADISESRVDSIKDKVATAFVIDATDEQSLSVLPLNSVDIVVVAIGENFGASVRVVALLKQKKVPRIFARAIDAVHKAVLEAFSLEKILTPEEDAARSLVQLLDFGATMEAFRIDQDYYVVKFTVPKKFVGYFVNELNMDEEFHLKLIALKRANKVTNCLGISLMERHVKNELPGDEKVEEGDELVCYGKYRDFQSFWKAI, from the coding sequence ATGAAGTATATTATTATTGGTCTAGGAAATTACGGGCATGTACTTGCCGAGGAATTATCGGCATTGGGGCATGAGATCATTGGAGCGGACATCAGCGAAAGCCGTGTCGACTCAATCAAAGATAAGGTTGCCACTGCTTTTGTCATTGACGCTACGGACGAACAGTCGTTGTCGGTGCTGCCTTTGAATAGCGTAGATATTGTTGTTGTGGCGATTGGCGAGAATTTTGGAGCATCGGTACGTGTTGTCGCGTTGTTGAAGCAGAAAAAGGTGCCTCGTATTTTTGCCCGTGCCATTGATGCGGTGCACAAGGCAGTGCTTGAAGCGTTTAGTCTGGAGAAGATTCTGACACCGGAAGAGGATGCTGCCCGTAGCCTGGTGCAGTTGCTCGACTTTGGGGCGACGATGGAAGCGTTCCGTATTGATCAGGATTATTATGTCGTGAAGTTTACTGTTCCGAAGAAGTTTGTAGGATACTTTGTGAATGAGCTGAATATGGATGAAGAGTTTCATCTGAAACTGATCGCACTGAAGCGTGCGAACAAAGTCACTAATTGCCTGGGCATTTCTTTGATGGAGCGTCATGTCAAGAATGAGTTGCCCGGAGATGAGAAGGTGGAAGAAGGAGATGAACTGGTATGCTATGGTAAATACCGTGATTTCCAGTCATTCTGGAAAGCTATTTAA
- the galB gene encoding beta-galactosidase GalB has product MNMKHQKQLFTVLLMSAACMLQAQRSETLLEKNWKFSKGDFPEAAQTDYNDTKWESVVIPHDWAIFGPFDMNNDLQNVAVTQNFEKKASLKTGRTGGLPYVGTGWYRTSFDVPADKEVTLLFDGAMSEARVYVNGQEACFWPFGYNSFHCNVTPFLNKDGKNNTLAVRLENRPQSSRWYPGAGLYRNVHLIVTEKVHIPVWGTQITTPHVSDEFAAVRLQTKIENAGEKTEIRIETEILSPDGKVVTRKENKGRINHGQPFEQNFIVNAPQLWSPESPALYKAVSKVYADNQLVDTYSTRFGIRSIEYIADKGFYLNGKHRKFQGVCNHHDLGPLGAAINVAALRHQLTLLKDMGCDAIRTSHNMPAPELVELCDEMGFMMMIEPFDEWDIAKCENGYHRYFNEWAERDMVNMLHNYRNNPCVVMWSIGNEVPTQCSPVGYKVAKFLQDICHREDPTRPVTCGMDQVTCVLANGFAAMIDIPGLNYRANRYQEAYDKLPQNLILGSETASTVSSRGVYKFPVKDKKSAQYDDHQCSSYDVEACSWSNIPDEDFALADDHHWTIGQFVWTGFDYLGEPSPYDTDAWPNHSSMFGIIDLASLPKDRYYLYRSIWNKEAETLHILPHWTWPGREGEVTPVFVYTNYPAAELFINGKSYGKQSKNNSSLKSRYRLMWMDAIYEPGEVKVVAYDKDGKAVAEKSVRTASKPHHIELVSNRNELTADGKDLAYVTVKVVDKDGNLCPADSRLINFSVKGAGKYRAGANGDPTSLDLFHLPKMHAFNGMLTAIVQTNETAGEIILTAKAGGVKAGSIRLLTK; this is encoded by the coding sequence ATGAACATGAAACACCAGAAACAGTTGTTTACTGTACTTTTGATGAGCGCAGCCTGTATGCTACAGGCACAGCGCAGCGAGACGCTGCTTGAGAAGAACTGGAAATTCAGTAAAGGAGATTTTCCGGAAGCTGCGCAGACTGACTACAATGATACTAAATGGGAATCGGTCGTTATCCCGCATGACTGGGCCATCTTCGGACCTTTCGACATGAACAACGACCTGCAAAACGTAGCAGTCACACAGAACTTTGAGAAGAAGGCATCACTGAAAACCGGACGTACCGGAGGACTGCCTTATGTCGGAACCGGATGGTATCGCACCAGCTTCGACGTTCCCGCCGACAAAGAAGTCACTCTCCTGTTCGACGGAGCAATGAGTGAGGCGCGTGTATACGTCAACGGACAGGAGGCTTGCTTCTGGCCCTTCGGCTACAACTCTTTCCATTGCAACGTCACCCCTTTCCTGAATAAAGACGGAAAGAACAATACACTGGCGGTACGCCTCGAAAACCGCCCCCAGTCTTCACGCTGGTATCCGGGAGCAGGTCTGTACCGCAACGTCCACTTGATCGTGACGGAAAAAGTACACATTCCGGTATGGGGCACGCAGATTACTACCCCGCATGTCAGTGATGAATTTGCCGCCGTACGCCTGCAAACCAAGATAGAGAATGCCGGCGAAAAGACAGAAATCCGTATAGAGACAGAAATCCTGTCACCGGATGGAAAGGTAGTGACCCGCAAAGAAAACAAAGGCCGCATCAATCACGGGCAGCCGTTTGAACAAAACTTCATCGTCAACGCGCCTCAACTCTGGTCACCGGAAAGCCCCGCTCTTTACAAGGCTGTATCGAAAGTGTACGCAGACAACCAACTGGTAGATACATACTCTACCCGCTTCGGTATCCGCAGCATTGAATACATTGCCGACAAAGGTTTCTACTTGAACGGAAAACACCGCAAATTCCAAGGTGTATGCAACCACCATGACTTAGGTCCGCTGGGTGCGGCCATCAACGTAGCGGCACTTCGCCACCAGCTCACACTCTTAAAGGATATGGGATGCGACGCCATTCGTACTTCCCATAATATGCCGGCTCCCGAACTCGTGGAATTGTGCGACGAAATGGGATTCATGATGATGATCGAACCGTTCGACGAATGGGACATCGCCAAGTGTGAAAACGGATATCACCGTTACTTCAACGAATGGGCAGAACGCGATATGGTGAATATGCTGCACAACTATCGTAACAATCCCTGTGTAGTGATGTGGAGTATCGGTAATGAAGTCCCCACGCAATGCAGCCCTGTAGGATATAAAGTAGCCAAGTTCCTGCAAGATATCTGCCACCGTGAAGACCCTACCCGCCCCGTTACCTGCGGCATGGACCAAGTGACTTGTGTTCTAGCCAACGGATTTGCTGCCATGATCGATATCCCCGGTCTGAACTACCGCGCCAATCGCTATCAGGAGGCATATGACAAACTTCCGCAAAATCTTATTCTGGGTAGTGAAACTGCGTCCACCGTCAGCTCACGCGGTGTCTACAAGTTTCCCGTAAAAGATAAGAAAAGTGCCCAGTACGATGATCATCAATGTTCTTCTTATGACGTAGAGGCATGTTCATGGTCCAACATCCCCGATGAGGACTTCGCTTTGGCGGACGATCATCACTGGACCATCGGACAGTTTGTATGGACCGGCTTCGATTATCTGGGTGAGCCTTCCCCTTATGATACTGATGCCTGGCCCAATCATAGTTCCATGTTCGGTATTATCGACCTTGCCAGTCTCCCCAAAGACCGCTATTACTTGTATCGCAGCATATGGAATAAGGAAGCGGAAACACTGCATATCCTGCCGCATTGGACATGGCCGGGACGCGAAGGTGAAGTAACTCCGGTATTTGTTTACACCAACTACCCTGCTGCCGAACTGTTTATCAACGGAAAAAGCTACGGTAAACAAAGCAAGAACAACAGTTCACTGAAAAGCCGCTACCGTCTGATGTGGATGGATGCCATATATGAACCGGGTGAAGTGAAAGTAGTAGCCTACGATAAAGACGGAAAAGCAGTAGCAGAAAAGAGTGTACGCACCGCAAGCAAGCCTCATCACATCGAACTGGTCAGCAACCGGAACGAACTGACGGCAGACGGCAAAGACCTCGCTTATGTGACAGTGAAAGTGGTGGACAAAGACGGCAACCTCTGCCCTGCCGACAGTCGTCTGATCAACTTCTCCGTCAAAGGTGCCGGAAAATACCGTGCCGGAGCCAACGGTGACCCCACGAGTCTCGACCTGTTCCATCTTCCGAAGATGCACGCTTTCAACGGAATGCTTACAGCTATCGTACAAACAAATGAAACAGCCGGAGAAATTATTCTGACTGCCAAAGCCGGCGGAGTGAAAGCAGGAAGTATCCGTCTTCTGACGAAATAA
- a CDS encoding glycoside hydrolase family 53 protein, which produces MKIASILSIVALIASMATNGCSEDGPVTNPRQEEPQKVVKEEGFARGADVSWLTQMEAEGLKFYTPDENRQEMECMDLLRDYCGVNSIRLRVWVNPKDGWNNMNDVIVKAKRAERLGLRTMIDFHFSDTWADPGHQEMPEAWKELSFDDLKIALSEHVKSVLTALKAVGVTPEWVQVGNETTPGMMLPVGSVDNPEQLTALNNAGYDAVKAICPDAKVIVHLDAGNDQWVYNRMFDILQANGGKYDMIGMSLYPYWAEQEGKTGGWLKVADDCIANIKHVKQKYNKPVMICEIGMPYDQAEACKQLITKMMQADVEGIFYWEPQAPNGYNDGYNLGCFDNNAPTIALDAFKIQ; this is translated from the coding sequence ATGAAAATAGCAAGCATATTATCAATAGTAGCACTCATTGCTTCAATGGCTACAAACGGGTGTAGTGAAGATGGCCCGGTTACAAATCCTCGTCAAGAAGAACCGCAAAAGGTTGTAAAAGAAGAAGGCTTTGCACGTGGTGCAGACGTAAGTTGGCTGACTCAAATGGAAGCGGAAGGACTCAAGTTCTACACGCCGGACGAGAATCGCCAAGAGATGGAGTGTATGGACCTCTTGCGTGATTATTGCGGAGTCAACTCTATCCGTCTTCGTGTATGGGTTAACCCGAAAGACGGCTGGAACAACATGAATGACGTAATAGTGAAAGCAAAACGTGCCGAGCGTCTGGGATTACGTACGATGATCGACTTCCATTTTTCTGATACCTGGGCCGACCCCGGACATCAGGAAATGCCGGAGGCGTGGAAAGAGCTTTCATTTGATGATCTCAAAATTGCTCTCAGCGAACATGTGAAATCAGTTCTTACCGCGTTAAAAGCGGTTGGGGTTACACCGGAATGGGTACAGGTAGGTAATGAAACAACTCCCGGCATGATGCTTCCTGTGGGGTCTGTTGATAATCCCGAACAACTGACTGCACTCAACAATGCGGGATATGATGCCGTGAAAGCTATATGTCCCGACGCCAAAGTCATTGTCCACCTGGACGCGGGAAACGACCAATGGGTATACAACCGCATGTTCGACATTCTTCAAGCCAATGGAGGTAAATACGACATGATAGGCATGTCGCTCTATCCATATTGGGCAGAGCAGGAAGGCAAAACCGGTGGTTGGCTGAAAGTAGCCGATGACTGTATTGCCAATATCAAGCATGTCAAGCAGAAATACAACAAACCTGTCATGATTTGCGAGATAGGTATGCCTTATGATCAGGCAGAGGCCTGCAAACAACTCATTACAAAAATGATGCAAGCCGATGTGGAAGGTATCTTCTATTGGGAGCCACAAGCCCCGAATGGCTATAATGACGGTTATAACCTAGGCTGTTTCGATAATAATGCGCCTACAATTGCACTAGATGCTTTTAAAATCCAATAA
- a CDS encoding DUF5114 domain-containing protein, translated as MKVFSTIVKLILLSAVMTVATTSCDSDIDPVYVLSGDSMELMGGPNEVILTPDNPQALALTVYWSGDGRLALSDTLLQAPVNVAEITIQFSKDEHFTAPLNIAVDKNIHSRQFLCEELNSLLDRLGYEANEKAPLWIRMRSALAANIAPEYSNVMEVLVQSYRIELVLAQVLDKDWKNTSMTLASPAEDGIYKGFMGVNGWENWWLREANNVMWGNLGEEGKTFYASSEDSHWNFWFPNPSGCYYTTVNTVEGWWSALHVASLSVSGDVTGEMAYNKQSNQWTLPVNLATQSTLTISVSGKGSLYNRETTDIGPAIEQTVAFGGNSQNLLFGESADNISVTMPAGENLLVLDLSNPLQFTIGIGEDVPQPEVSQYLYFSGITNWEGFDDYLTLYDEAGLCYGGAHWIDSEWGYRAYTEQAWEPAYNAADGSTDLSGTLILAESKDNIPAPAQGLYVMDFNMKSLTYELTQVQTVTFTGLNDNWSESPMTQSAENPEIFTAEFIKEKKSPWGVKVLINNNWNLFFGGGSGILHLKHSESSAGFDGDDELEIGKTYVLTVDLGHQTYSYSLK; from the coding sequence ATGAAAGTTTTTAGTACAATAGTTAAATTGATATTATTGTCAGCTGTTATGACAGTAGCTACCACCTCCTGTGATAGCGATATTGATCCGGTTTACGTCTTGTCCGGAGACTCTATGGAATTGATGGGGGGCCCGAATGAAGTTATTCTTACGCCAGACAATCCGCAGGCTTTGGCATTGACAGTTTATTGGAGTGGCGACGGACGTTTGGCGCTTAGTGATACACTTTTGCAAGCTCCGGTGAATGTTGCGGAAATAACGATTCAGTTCTCAAAGGATGAACACTTTACTGCTCCGTTAAATATTGCGGTGGATAAGAATATCCATTCCCGTCAATTTCTTTGCGAGGAGCTTAATTCTCTGCTTGATCGTTTAGGTTATGAGGCCAATGAGAAGGCTCCGTTATGGATTCGGATGCGTTCGGCATTGGCAGCCAACATCGCTCCCGAATACTCTAATGTCATGGAGGTTCTGGTCCAGTCTTATCGCATTGAGCTTGTCTTGGCTCAAGTACTTGACAAGGACTGGAAGAACACATCTATGACGCTTGCCTCTCCTGCTGAAGACGGCATTTATAAAGGTTTTATGGGCGTCAACGGATGGGAAAACTGGTGGCTTCGCGAAGCCAATAATGTAATGTGGGGTAATCTTGGTGAAGAAGGAAAGACATTTTATGCTTCATCGGAAGACAGTCACTGGAACTTTTGGTTCCCGAATCCGTCAGGATGCTATTACACTACCGTAAACACGGTTGAAGGATGGTGGAGTGCACTGCATGTTGCCAGTCTGTCAGTTAGTGGAGATGTAACGGGCGAAATGGCTTACAACAAGCAGAGCAATCAATGGACACTGCCGGTAAATCTGGCAACACAATCTACCCTGACCATTTCCGTATCAGGAAAGGGTAGCCTGTACAACCGGGAAACAACCGATATAGGACCTGCTATTGAGCAAACTGTCGCATTTGGCGGCAATTCACAAAACCTCTTGTTCGGTGAGAGTGCAGATAATATTTCTGTAACTATGCCCGCCGGAGAAAATCTCCTGGTTCTTGATTTATCCAATCCTCTTCAATTTACCATCGGCATCGGAGAAGACGTTCCGCAGCCGGAAGTCTCTCAGTATCTGTACTTCTCCGGCATAACCAATTGGGAAGGTTTTGACGATTACCTCACTTTATACGATGAAGCCGGACTTTGCTATGGTGGTGCACATTGGATAGATTCTGAATGGGGATATCGTGCATATACTGAACAAGCATGGGAGCCCGCCTATAATGCAGCCGATGGCTCTACCGACTTGTCCGGCACATTGATCCTTGCAGAGTCTAAAGACAACATTCCCGCACCGGCACAAGGGCTGTATGTTATGGATTTCAACATGAAGTCATTGACCTATGAACTGACTCAAGTGCAGACTGTGACATTTACCGGACTTAACGATAATTGGTCTGAATCCCCCATGACACAGTCTGCAGAAAATCCAGAGATATTTACAGCCGAGTTCATTAAAGAAAAGAAAAGTCCTTGGGGAGTAAAAGTGCTGATAAATAACAACTGGAACCTTTTCTTCGGCGGTGGTTCCGGCATTCTGCACCTGAAGCATTCTGAATCCTCAGCAGGATTTGACGGAGACGATGAACTCGAAATAGGCAAAACCTATGTCCTTACCGTTGATTTGGGACACCAAACTTATTCTTACTCACTTAAATAA
- a CDS encoding RagB/SusD family nutrient uptake outer membrane protein → MKKINILTIIVWCMTLVASSCTDVLDQMPTTEDTSKEVYADAANYKKVLAKIYASYVLAGQGQGGDNGDLKSINKQDFSRGYFNLQEAATDEVANTWLSGNNLSDLTYISWDAKDSWVSDSYYWLFFNIALCNEFLRHCSDEEIARFSEAEQTEIRTFRSEARFMRSFSYWMVLDLYRQGPKVDENTPVIGYIPEAYDGIGMFDFIESELKELVAEGVSSALPATNEYGRASKPVAWALLARLYLNSAIYRGNVDTKYYTECITACKQVISNPAFYLEPEYAKLFNADNHKRTHEILFAMVCDATTSVTWGGGTYIICGSCGNSSTQDPAKYGLSNGWGMFRARGEMTAKFGDIATTKDSRAMFYTDGQAQFFTGAIDNQAEGYFFEKFSNLTDEGVAASNSAATGCSTDYPLLRLADIYLMAAEAQLRGGTGLSRAEALELVNQVRLRAYNQDESGKISDSDFTLDFILDERARELYLESVRRTDLIRFNKFVSADYIWQWKGGVLDGRAVNKKYNIYPIPDTDLTANPNLHNPLY, encoded by the coding sequence ATGAAGAAAATTAATATACTAACAATAATCGTATGGTGCATGACCCTTGTAGCAAGCTCGTGTACAGATGTTCTTGATCAAATGCCGACAACAGAGGATACCTCAAAAGAAGTTTATGCTGACGCGGCAAATTATAAGAAAGTCCTTGCCAAAATATATGCCTCTTATGTTCTTGCAGGACAAGGACAAGGGGGAGATAACGGAGACCTCAAGAGCATCAACAAACAAGACTTTTCCCGTGGCTATTTCAATCTGCAAGAAGCCGCTACCGATGAAGTAGCTAATACCTGGCTTTCAGGAAACAACCTGTCTGACCTTACCTATATCAGTTGGGATGCGAAAGATTCTTGGGTTTCTGACTCCTATTACTGGCTTTTCTTCAACATAGCCTTGTGTAATGAGTTTCTTCGCCATTGTTCGGATGAAGAGATTGCCCGGTTTTCAGAAGCCGAACAAACAGAAATCCGTACTTTCCGTTCGGAAGCTCGTTTTATGAGATCATTCAGTTATTGGATGGTACTCGATTTGTATCGTCAAGGTCCTAAAGTGGATGAAAATACGCCAGTTATCGGTTATATCCCGGAAGCCTACGATGGGATTGGGATGTTTGATTTTATCGAAAGCGAACTGAAAGAACTGGTTGCCGAAGGAGTTTCATCAGCATTGCCCGCTACCAACGAATACGGCCGTGCCAGTAAACCCGTGGCATGGGCACTCCTTGCCCGTCTTTATTTAAACAGCGCAATATATCGTGGCAATGTGGATACTAAGTATTATACAGAATGTATTACTGCTTGCAAACAAGTAATTTCCAATCCTGCATTCTATCTGGAACCGGAATATGCCAAATTATTTAATGCCGATAATCACAAGCGAACACATGAAATTTTGTTTGCTATGGTGTGTGACGCCACAACATCAGTTACGTGGGGCGGAGGAACATATATAATTTGTGGATCATGTGGCAATTCGAGCACACAAGACCCCGCCAAGTACGGATTGTCCAACGGCTGGGGTATGTTTCGTGCGCGTGGTGAGATGACAGCAAAGTTTGGAGATATTGCTACAACCAAAGACAGCCGCGCTATGTTTTATACAGATGGACAAGCACAGTTCTTTACCGGTGCAATCGATAACCAAGCCGAAGGCTATTTCTTTGAAAAGTTCTCCAATCTCACTGATGAGGGCGTAGCAGCATCCAATTCTGCTGCCACAGGATGCTCTACCGACTATCCCCTACTCCGGCTTGCCGACATCTATCTGATGGCAGCCGAAGCACAACTCAGAGGAGGAACAGGGCTATCGCGAGCCGAAGCATTGGAACTTGTAAATCAGGTTCGTTTGCGTGCATATAACCAGGATGAAAGCGGAAAAATCTCAGATAGTGATTTTACGCTCGATTTCATTCTTGATGAAAGAGCCAGGGAGTTATACCTCGAATCAGTGCGTAGAACTGATCTTATAAGATTCAATAAGTTTGTATCAGCAGATTATATCTGGCAATGGAAAGGGGGCGTTCTTGACGGCCGTGCCGTGAACAAAAAATATAATATTTATCCCATTCCTGATACAGATCTTACAGCCAATCCTAATCTACATAATCCACTCTATTAA